The following coding sequences are from one Balneolales bacterium ANBcel1 window:
- a CDS encoding NAD-dependent epimerase/dehydratase family protein codes for MSASQQNNNRILVTGAAGQLGIELTTRLRKKVGADNVIATDIRKPEYAVGLPDGPFEFLDVLDRSALFSLAEGYRIGTIYHLSAILSARGEKQIEATWRLNINGLLNVLELGRTEPGMRIFWPSSIAVFGPDAPAHRTPQNTPLNPTTVYGISKVAGEHWCAYYHRRYGVDVRSLRYPGLIGWRSEPGGGTTDYAVDMLKRAASGSEFECPVDRETPLPMMYMDDAVNAALRLMAAEAGQIGIRTSYNITAMSFTPGDLEEAIQKHRRRFRVRYAPDERDSIARSWPDSVDDRAAREDWSWHPEFDLDATVTTFFLSNSEYRFSPEKV; via the coding sequence ATGAGCGCTTCGCAACAGAACAACAACCGGATTCTCGTCACAGGTGCGGCCGGTCAGCTTGGGATCGAACTCACAACCCGGCTTCGCAAGAAAGTCGGGGCAGACAACGTAATCGCTACCGATATACGAAAACCGGAATATGCCGTTGGCCTGCCGGACGGGCCTTTTGAGTTTCTCGATGTATTGGACAGGAGCGCGCTTTTCAGCCTGGCCGAAGGGTACCGTATTGGGACGATATATCACCTCTCGGCCATCCTCTCGGCCCGCGGCGAAAAACAGATTGAAGCCACCTGGCGCCTCAACATCAACGGCCTGCTTAATGTATTGGAGCTGGGCCGCACCGAACCGGGCATGCGCATCTTCTGGCCCAGTTCCATTGCCGTATTCGGACCGGATGCCCCTGCGCACCGGACTCCTCAAAATACGCCGCTCAATCCCACAACCGTTTATGGCATCAGTAAAGTGGCCGGCGAGCACTGGTGCGCGTATTATCACCGACGATACGGGGTGGATGTCAGAAGTCTCAGATACCCGGGCCTGATCGGCTGGAGATCGGAGCCCGGCGGCGGCACCACCGATTATGCCGTTGACATGCTGAAGCGTGCGGCCTCCGGGAGCGAATTCGAGTGTCCGGTTGACCGTGAAACTCCGCTTCCCATGATGTACATGGATGATGCGGTAAATGCCGCGCTTCGACTGATGGCGGCCGAGGCCGGCCAGATCGGGATTCGCACCAGCTACAACATCACGGCCATGAGTTTCACCCCCGGCGATCTTGAAGAGGCCATCCAAAAGCACAGACGTCGATTTCGTGTTCGTTATGCACCGGATGAGCGCGATTCCATCGCCAGGAGCTGGCCGGACAGCGTCGATGACCGGGCGGCGCGTGAAGACTGGAGCTGGCACCCGGAATTTGATCTTGATGCAACTGTTACCACCTTTTTCCTTTCAAACTCCGAATACCGCTTTTCACCAGAAAAAGTGTAG
- the kbl gene encoding glycine C-acetyltransferase gives MYGSLQKELQKELATIREDGLYKTERVLTSPQGADVTTDDGREVINFCANNYLGLSSHPRIVEAAKSAVDKRGFGLSSVRFICGTQDIHRELERKIADFVGMEDAILYAAAFDANGGVFEPLFGPEDAIISDQLNHASIIDGVRLTKSRRYVYKNNDMVDLEARLKEASDARHRIIVTDGVFSMDGTIAQLDKICDLADRYDALVMSDECHATGFVGPTGRGVHEYHNVMGRVDIITGTFGKALGGASGGFTASHKEVIDLLRQRSRPYLFSNTVAPAVVGGSIAALDLLESTGDLRKRLMENTRWFRSEMACAGFDIPDGEHPIVPVMLYDAKIAQKFAADLLNEGIYVTGFYYPVVPKGRARIRVQLSAVHEQAHLERAVTAFRNIGNRLGVI, from the coding sequence ATGTACGGATCACTTCAAAAAGAGCTTCAAAAGGAACTTGCCACTATCCGGGAAGATGGACTCTATAAAACAGAGCGAGTGCTCACATCGCCCCAGGGCGCGGATGTCACCACCGACGACGGCAGGGAAGTCATCAACTTCTGCGCCAACAATTACCTCGGACTCTCATCCCACCCCAGGATCGTTGAGGCGGCCAAAAGTGCGGTTGATAAACGGGGTTTCGGCCTGTCGTCGGTACGCTTCATATGCGGCACCCAGGACATCCACCGGGAGCTGGAGCGGAAAATCGCCGATTTTGTGGGGATGGAGGATGCCATTCTCTATGCCGCCGCCTTTGATGCCAATGGCGGGGTGTTCGAACCGCTGTTCGGCCCCGAAGACGCCATCATCTCCGATCAGCTCAACCACGCCTCCATTATCGACGGGGTGCGCCTGACCAAGTCCCGCCGGTATGTGTACAAGAACAATGACATGGTTGATCTGGAGGCCAGGCTGAAAGAGGCTTCTGATGCGCGACACCGGATTATCGTTACCGATGGCGTGTTTTCGATGGACGGTACCATCGCACAGCTCGATAAAATCTGTGATCTGGCGGACCGGTACGATGCGCTTGTGATGTCGGATGAATGTCATGCTACCGGCTTTGTGGGTCCTACGGGCCGCGGCGTGCATGAATACCATAATGTCATGGGCCGGGTGGATATCATCACCGGCACTTTCGGCAAGGCCCTTGGCGGGGCCTCAGGTGGCTTTACCGCCTCACACAAAGAGGTGATCGATCTGCTGCGGCAACGATCCCGCCCATATCTGTTTTCCAACACCGTTGCCCCCGCAGTTGTCGGCGGCTCCATTGCGGCACTGGATCTGCTGGAAAGCACCGGTGATTTGCGCAAACGGCTCATGGAGAACACCCGTTGGTTCCGCTCGGAAATGGCCTGCGCCGGATTTGACATCCCGGATGGAGAGCACCCGATCGTGCCGGTTATGCTGTACGACGCCAAAATCGCCCAGAAATTTGCCGCCGACCTGCTTAATGAAGGTATTTATGTGACCGGATTCTATTATCCGGTCGTCCCCAAAGGCCGGGCGCGCATCCGCGTTCAGCTTTCGGCCGTTCACGAACAGGCGCATCTGGAACGTGCTGTCACCGCATTCCGGAATATCGGCAACCGCCTCGGAGTGATCTAA
- a CDS encoding M13 family metallopeptidase, with protein MDTSVRPQDNFYRFMNGNWLEETDIPADRARWGSFDELREQSQEHVLEIILELSEDTHAHGSDGQKIGDMFRSFMDTLAIEQLGLEPISSDLARIDALQSHDTLPEFWGYNQRYRFGSPVSVYVGLDLMQSDQYITSGTQSGLGLPDRDFYLRDDDRSLQLLDAYRTYITRLWDAAAWGDGEDAANRIIALETALAEQHWTRVQNRDRQATYNKMTVTELTETAPGFDWLRLLDQAGLGDVEEIVIRQPSYFESFADMWREVELNDWKTYLRFHLLRSTASNLSSTFADIHFDFYGRALSGLEEQRTRERRAVSSTESTLGFLVGKKYVDRHYPQEAADRMADMIDNLKVAFEESIHELDWMTDDTKQEALAKLANFNAKIGYPEVWRDYDCLEIFPDDLIGNLRRASLCEYERSTGRLGQEVDREEWGMTPQTVNAYYNVVLNEIVFPAAILQPPFFNVDADDAVNYGGIGAVIGHEITHGFDDQGRRSDGDGNLRDWWTQEDEEQFQARAQLMIEQYNAFNPIEDLHINGELALGENIADLGGMNVALRAWRNSLEGAESPVIDGFTGEQRFFMGWGQIWRIKFRDESLRQQLVTGPHSPGKYRVLGILSNMPEFYEAFEVQPGDPMYREEDIRVRIW; from the coding sequence ATGGATACCTCGGTGCGTCCGCAGGATAATTTCTACCGGTTCATGAACGGCAACTGGCTGGAAGAAACCGATATCCCCGCCGACCGTGCCCGATGGGGAAGCTTTGACGAGCTCAGAGAGCAGTCGCAGGAGCACGTGCTTGAGATTATCCTGGAGCTGTCGGAAGACACTCACGCCCATGGATCCGACGGACAAAAAATCGGGGACATGTTCCGTTCTTTCATGGATACGCTCGCCATCGAACAGCTCGGACTGGAACCGATCAGCTCCGACCTGGCCCGTATCGACGCCCTGCAGAGCCATGACACCCTGCCCGAATTCTGGGGATACAACCAGCGGTACCGTTTCGGATCGCCGGTGAGTGTCTATGTCGGGCTGGACCTGATGCAGTCCGATCAGTACATCACCTCGGGAACACAGTCAGGGCTGGGACTTCCCGACCGGGATTTCTATCTGCGTGACGACGATCGCAGCCTTCAGCTTCTGGATGCCTATCGCACCTACATCACCCGCCTTTGGGACGCGGCAGCGTGGGGCGACGGTGAAGATGCCGCCAATCGCATCATCGCGCTGGAAACAGCGCTTGCCGAACAACACTGGACACGCGTCCAGAACCGCGACCGCCAGGCGACCTACAACAAGATGACGGTGACCGAACTTACCGAAACAGCTCCCGGCTTCGACTGGCTGCGCCTGCTTGATCAGGCCGGACTGGGTGATGTCGAGGAAATAGTCATCCGACAGCCCTCCTATTTTGAGTCGTTCGCAGACATGTGGCGGGAAGTGGAGCTGAATGACTGGAAAACGTACCTGCGATTCCATCTGCTGCGCAGTACGGCCTCAAACCTGAGCAGCACCTTTGCCGACATCCATTTTGATTTTTACGGAAGAGCGCTCAGCGGCCTGGAAGAGCAACGCACCCGTGAACGCCGCGCCGTATCGAGTACCGAAAGCACGCTTGGTTTCCTGGTGGGTAAAAAATATGTGGATCGCCACTATCCGCAGGAGGCCGCCGACCGAATGGCCGACATGATCGATAATCTGAAGGTCGCTTTCGAAGAATCCATCCACGAACTGGACTGGATGACCGACGACACAAAACAGGAGGCCCTGGCCAAACTGGCCAATTTCAACGCCAAAATCGGATACCCTGAAGTCTGGCGCGACTATGACTGCCTGGAGATTTTTCCCGATGACCTGATCGGCAACCTGCGCCGCGCATCACTCTGCGAATATGAGCGAAGTACCGGTCGGCTCGGACAGGAAGTGGATCGCGAAGAGTGGGGCATGACTCCCCAAACTGTCAACGCGTATTACAATGTGGTCCTCAACGAGATCGTCTTCCCCGCCGCCATCCTGCAACCGCCGTTTTTCAATGTGGATGCCGATGATGCTGTAAATTACGGTGGTATCGGCGCGGTTATCGGCCACGAAATCACACACGGCTTCGACGACCAGGGCCGGCGATCGGATGGTGACGGCAACCTGCGCGACTGGTGGACCCAGGAGGATGAGGAGCAATTCCAGGCGCGTGCACAGCTTATGATCGAGCAGTATAATGCCTTCAACCCGATCGAGGACCTGCATATCAACGGCGAACTGGCCCTGGGCGAAAATATCGCCGACCTGGGCGGGATGAACGTGGCCCTCAGGGCATGGCGCAACTCTCTGGAAGGAGCAGAATCGCCTGTTATCGACGGATTTACCGGCGAACAGCGGTTCTTCATGGGCTGGGGTCAGATCTGGCGTATCAAGTTCCGTGACGAATCACTTCGCCAACAGCTGGTTACCGGTCCGCATTCCCCCGGCAAATACCGCGTGCTGGGCATCCTGTCCAATATGCCGGAGTTTTATGAGGCATTTGAGGTGCAGCCGGGTGACCCGATGTATCGCGAAGAGGATATTCGCGTACGCATCTGGTAG